One genomic region from Alteromonas pelagimontana encodes:
- the miaB gene encoding tRNA (N6-isopentenyl adenosine(37)-C2)-methylthiotransferase MiaB: MTKKLYIKTWGCQMNEYDSEKMADLLDSTHGYALAQEPEDADVILLNTCSIREKAQEKVFHQLGRWKNLKKNKPDLIIGVGGCVASQEGDVIRQRAPFVDLVFGPQTLHRLPEMINQIKNGEKAVVDISFPEIEKFDRLPSPRAEGPTAFVSIMEGCSKYCSFCVVPYTRGEEVSRPVDDVLLEIAQLAEQGVREVNLLGQNVNAFRGEHYDGTICRFAELLELVSAIDGIDRIRYTTSHPVEFTDDIIDAYASIPELVDHLHLPVQSGSDRILNLMKRGHTALEYKSKIRKLRKVRPNISMSSDFIIGFPGETDTDFEATMDLIQAIDYDLSFSFIYSARPGTPAADAVDDVTEDTKKQRLYLLQQRINQQALRIARNMVGTEQRILVEGPSKKNPMELSGRTENNRVVNFEGTPDMIGEFLDVRITDVFANSLRGDVVRRESEMGLRVAVSPQSIMAKHKMEQANTLGVNQFLPTA; the protein is encoded by the coding sequence ATGACTAAGAAGCTGTATATCAAGACCTGGGGCTGTCAAATGAACGAGTATGACTCGGAAAAAATGGCTGACCTGCTGGATTCCACGCATGGATACGCGCTGGCCCAAGAGCCGGAAGACGCAGATGTGATTCTACTGAACACCTGTTCCATTCGTGAAAAGGCACAGGAAAAGGTATTTCACCAATTAGGGCGCTGGAAAAATCTCAAAAAGAATAAACCTGATCTTATTATTGGTGTCGGCGGCTGTGTTGCATCACAGGAAGGTGACGTTATCCGTCAGCGCGCGCCCTTTGTCGATTTGGTTTTTGGACCGCAAACATTGCATCGTCTACCGGAAATGATCAATCAGATCAAAAATGGTGAGAAAGCAGTGGTTGATATCAGCTTCCCGGAAATCGAGAAGTTTGATCGTTTACCTAGTCCTCGCGCTGAAGGACCCACTGCATTTGTTTCGATTATGGAAGGCTGCTCAAAATACTGTAGTTTCTGCGTAGTACCTTACACGCGGGGTGAAGAAGTCAGCCGGCCCGTAGATGACGTACTGTTAGAAATTGCCCAGCTCGCCGAGCAGGGCGTGCGTGAAGTGAATCTGTTAGGGCAAAACGTAAACGCCTTTCGTGGTGAACACTACGACGGTACCATTTGCCGTTTTGCAGAATTACTCGAACTTGTATCCGCTATTGATGGCATCGATCGCATTCGTTATACCACATCGCATCCGGTAGAGTTCACGGACGATATTATTGATGCGTATGCCAGTATTCCCGAACTGGTAGATCATCTTCATCTACCGGTACAAAGCGGATCCGATCGTATATTGAACCTGATGAAGCGCGGCCATACCGCACTTGAATATAAATCAAAGATTCGCAAGTTGCGAAAAGTGCGTCCAAATATCAGTATGTCTTCCGACTTTATTATTGGCTTTCCCGGTGAAACCGATACCGATTTTGAAGCCACCATGGATTTGATTCAAGCGATTGACTATGATCTCAGCTTTAGTTTCATCTATAGTGCGCGCCCGGGTACGCCGGCTGCCGATGCAGTAGATGATGTTACTGAAGACACGAAAAAGCAGCGTCTGTATTTATTACAGCAAAGGATTAACCAACAGGCACTTCGCATTGCCCGCAACATGGTCGGCACTGAGCAACGAATTCTGGTTGAAGGCCCTTCTAAAAAGAACCCAATGGAGCTGTCTGGTCGTACTGAAAATAATCGTGTGGTAAATTTCGAAGGCACTCCCGATATGATTGGGGAATTCCTCGATGTCAGAATTACAGATGTATTTGCCAATTCCCTGCGCGGTGACGTAGTTCGCCGGGAAAGTGAAATGGGGTTGCGTGTGGCAGTTTCGCCCCAATCTATTATGGCAAAGCATAAGATGGAGCAGGCAAACACATTAGGTGTTAACCAGTTCCTTCCCACCGCCTAA
- a CDS encoding PhoH family protein translates to MSTLVSNEIALEPEDNKRLSSLCGPFDDNIKQIERRLGVEITYRNNAFKVLGDAQQANGAAELLKLLYIETQPVKGVIPSLSSEQVHLAIQEARCLEREESSPYAKEVTIKTKRGVIKPRNPNQGQYVANIVNHDISFGIGPAGTGKTYLAVACAVDALERQEIRRILLTRPAVEAGEKLGFLPGDLSQKVDPYLRPLYDALFEMLGFEKVEKLIERNVIEVAPLAYMRGRTLNDAFIILDESQNTTVEQMKMFLTRIGFNSKAVITGDITQVDLPRGVRSGLRHSIDVLNKVPDISFNFFTANDVVRHPVVARIVQAYEAYDAEQEKLRLAKKEEALRENAQANQSNNDENKNNSSS, encoded by the coding sequence TTGAGTACATTGGTCAGCAACGAAATAGCCCTAGAACCTGAAGACAATAAACGTTTATCCAGCCTGTGCGGCCCGTTTGATGATAATATCAAGCAAATTGAACGCCGTTTGGGGGTGGAGATTACCTACCGCAACAACGCTTTTAAAGTATTGGGCGATGCACAACAAGCCAACGGCGCGGCGGAACTACTCAAGCTATTGTACATTGAAACTCAGCCCGTTAAAGGAGTGATTCCCAGCTTAAGTTCCGAGCAGGTGCATTTGGCTATTCAAGAAGCCAGGTGCCTGGAAAGAGAGGAATCCTCTCCCTACGCAAAAGAAGTCACGATAAAAACCAAACGTGGTGTCATCAAGCCTCGCAATCCCAATCAGGGCCAGTATGTTGCGAACATTGTAAATCATGATATCAGCTTTGGTATCGGCCCCGCCGGAACCGGTAAAACGTATTTGGCTGTTGCCTGCGCAGTAGATGCTCTTGAAAGACAGGAAATTCGCAGAATTCTCCTAACCCGTCCGGCAGTTGAAGCAGGCGAAAAGCTGGGGTTTCTACCTGGAGATCTTTCGCAGAAAGTCGACCCGTATTTACGCCCTCTTTACGATGCATTATTTGAAATGCTCGGATTTGAGAAAGTTGAAAAGCTTATCGAGCGGAATGTTATCGAAGTGGCACCACTTGCTTATATGCGTGGGCGTACGCTTAACGATGCCTTCATTATTCTGGATGAAAGTCAGAATACAACGGTAGAGCAGATGAAGATGTTCCTTACCCGTATTGGCTTTAATTCAAAAGCGGTCATCACCGGCGACATTACTCAGGTAGATTTACCTCGCGGTGTGCGCTCGGGCTTACGTCACAGTATTGATGTGCTGAATAAGGTGCCGGATATCTCTTTTAATTTCTTTACGGCTAACGATGTGGTTCGTCACCCGGTTGTGGCGCGAATCGTTCAAGCGTATGAAGCCTACGATGCTGAACAGGAAAAGCTCCGCCTTGCGAAGAAAGAGGAAGCACTGCGCGAAAATGCACAGGCCAACCAATCGAATAACGACGAAAATAAGAACAACTCCAGTTCGTGA
- the ybeY gene encoding rRNA maturation RNase YbeY, translating to MTAIIDLQQAYEQPDEALAAVPAFDDLQTWADCAFAALNLQDLEFTVRIVDEEESQSLNFQYRNKDKSTNVLSFPFECPPGVELNLLGDLVVCAPVILREAQEQNKDTDNHYAHMIIHGLLHLLGYDHIEDADAEEMEALEIAILSQLGIDDPYQEH from the coding sequence GTGACCGCCATTATTGATCTGCAGCAGGCGTATGAACAGCCAGATGAAGCGCTTGCTGCCGTACCCGCTTTCGATGATTTACAAACCTGGGCCGACTGCGCGTTTGCGGCCCTTAATCTGCAAGATCTGGAGTTTACTGTTCGCATTGTTGATGAAGAAGAGTCGCAGTCGCTTAACTTTCAATACCGCAATAAAGATAAATCGACGAATGTATTGTCGTTTCCTTTTGAATGCCCGCCGGGTGTTGAATTAAACCTACTGGGCGATCTAGTAGTTTGCGCGCCGGTTATTTTGAGAGAAGCGCAGGAGCAAAACAAGGACACCGACAATCATTATGCACATATGATAATCCACGGCCTGTTACATTTACTGGGCTATGATCATATTGAAGATGCCGATGCCGAGGAAATGGAAGCTTTGGAAATTGCTATTTTGTCACAATTAGGGATTGACGACCCTTATCAAGAGCATTAA
- the corC gene encoding CNNM family magnesium/cobalt transport protein CorC (CorC(YbeX) belongs to the Cyclin M Mg2+ Exporter (CNNM) family, and was characterized as belonging to a set of three proteins, at least one of which must be present for CorA to function.), which yields MSDDNPHSTNGSSSKSWFEKMRLTFSGEPRSKEDLVDVITDAELREVIDPQTREMIEGVIGVNEMRVRDIMIPRAQMTTIDINQKLEEFLPMMLETAHSRFPVISEDKDHIEGILLAKDLLNFMFNSDTDFQLRQVIRPAVIVPESKRVDVLLKEFRQQRYHMAIVVDEYGGVSGLVTIEDILELIVGEIEDEYDTEDDGTDDIRPLNKYTYSVKALTPVEDFNTFFETQFSEEEADTIGGIVLKAFGHMPSTNDEIVIGDIHFKISNSDKRRLLQLKVTIPSLE from the coding sequence ATGAGCGACGATAACCCCCACTCTACCAACGGCTCTTCGAGCAAAAGTTGGTTTGAAAAAATGCGCCTGACTTTTTCTGGAGAGCCGAGAAGTAAAGAAGATTTGGTCGATGTCATTACTGACGCCGAATTAAGAGAGGTCATTGATCCCCAAACCCGAGAAATGATTGAAGGGGTTATTGGAGTCAATGAAATGCGGGTCAGGGATATTATGATCCCGCGAGCGCAAATGACGACTATCGACATTAACCAGAAGCTCGAAGAATTTCTGCCAATGATGCTCGAAACCGCTCACTCCCGTTTTCCTGTCATCAGTGAAGATAAAGATCATATTGAAGGCATTCTGCTTGCCAAAGATTTGCTCAACTTCATGTTTAATTCTGATACCGATTTTCAGCTACGGCAGGTTATTCGCCCCGCAGTGATTGTGCCTGAAAGTAAACGTGTGGATGTCCTTTTAAAAGAATTCCGGCAACAGCGTTATCATATGGCTATCGTAGTTGACGAATATGGCGGTGTGTCAGGACTGGTTACAATTGAAGATATATTAGAGTTGATTGTTGGTGAAATTGAAGATGAATACGATACCGAAGACGACGGCACCGACGATATCCGCCCACTAAATAAATATACCTATTCGGTTAAAGCGTTAACCCCAGTGGAAGATTTCAATACCTTCTTTGAAACCCAGTTTAGTGAAGAAGAAGCAGATACCATTGGCGGCATTGTGTTAAAAGCGTTTGGTCATATGCCTTCAACAAATGATGAAATCGTTATTGGCGACATCCATTTTAAAATCTCAAATTCGGATAAGCGTCGGTTGTTGCAGCTCAAAGTCACCATTCCTTCTTTGGAGTAA
- the lnt gene encoding apolipoprotein N-acyltransferase, which translates to MIPYLLVLLSGASLTFAFAPFSAWPVTFLAVAVAVRQLLRTPGKGFLCGWLFGLGWFGAGISWVHVSIADFGGLPLIASVGAMALLCAYLSIYPALAFYFTKRFFPSRLWPLAMPFFWMLLEWVRSWMLSGFPWLSLGYSQIDSPLNGWLPVIGETGVTALVILLASAVAVLPLFQRWPALVAIYFIAFSSGWAVNQYNWVVRDKQYQVAMVQGNIQQSLRWVPEHDEPTMQKYQNLTAPLWDADLILWPEAAVPKLENLATPFLTDLNEQAVEHNTALITGIVNFNWESSEAWNNLIVLGKKHRSDEFGDYSYFHNNRYSKHHLLPIGEFVPFEDLLRPLAPLFDLPMSSFSRGGYQQTNLIANGIYLAPAICFEIAFPHQVAANLHENTDMILTVSNDAWFGHSHGPAQHLEIARMRAKEFGRPVLRATNNGITAFIDFRGNITSRLPQFEAGSLRSPVITTRGFTPYRYWGDYAVVMLTSMLALIALYLKRRAS; encoded by the coding sequence ATGATCCCGTATTTGTTGGTGCTGTTAAGTGGCGCCAGCCTCACATTTGCTTTTGCTCCCTTTTCTGCGTGGCCTGTAACCTTTCTTGCAGTGGCAGTTGCCGTGCGGCAGTTATTGCGAACGCCGGGCAAGGGTTTTCTTTGCGGCTGGCTTTTTGGCCTTGGCTGGTTTGGCGCAGGCATTTCCTGGGTCCACGTCAGTATTGCCGATTTTGGAGGCCTGCCATTAATTGCATCGGTGGGCGCAATGGCATTGCTTTGCGCTTATTTGTCCATTTATCCAGCACTTGCTTTCTATTTTACAAAACGTTTTTTCCCCAGCCGGCTTTGGCCGTTGGCTATGCCTTTCTTCTGGATGCTTCTGGAATGGGTAAGAAGCTGGATGTTAAGCGGTTTTCCATGGTTGTCTTTAGGATATAGTCAAATTGACAGCCCGCTAAATGGCTGGTTGCCCGTTATTGGAGAGACCGGCGTGACCGCGCTGGTAATTTTGCTTGCCAGCGCCGTCGCTGTTTTGCCTCTGTTTCAACGCTGGCCTGCGTTAGTTGCCATTTACTTTATTGCGTTTAGCAGCGGTTGGGCAGTTAATCAATACAATTGGGTTGTCCGTGATAAGCAGTACCAGGTGGCAATGGTACAAGGAAACATTCAGCAGTCTTTACGCTGGGTTCCTGAACATGATGAACCCACAATGCAGAAATATCAGAACCTCACCGCTCCGTTATGGGATGCCGATCTGATCCTGTGGCCAGAAGCCGCGGTACCCAAGCTTGAAAATCTAGCGACGCCTTTTCTTACCGACCTGAACGAGCAAGCGGTAGAGCATAATACCGCTTTAATTACTGGTATTGTAAATTTCAACTGGGAGTCCAGTGAGGCTTGGAACAACCTGATTGTCCTGGGCAAAAAACATCGTAGTGATGAATTCGGCGATTATTCTTATTTTCACAATAACCGTTATTCTAAGCATCATCTTCTGCCTATCGGTGAATTTGTACCTTTTGAAGATTTGCTCAGACCACTGGCGCCGTTATTCGACCTTCCTATGTCGTCGTTTTCGCGGGGCGGATATCAACAAACCAATCTAATAGCCAATGGAATTTATCTGGCCCCTGCTATCTGTTTTGAAATTGCTTTTCCCCACCAGGTTGCTGCCAACTTACATGAGAACACCGATATGATATTGACGGTGAGCAATGATGCGTGGTTCGGGCATTCACATGGCCCTGCCCAGCATCTTGAAATCGCTCGAATGCGCGCGAAGGAGTTTGGCCGACCGGTACTGCGCGCCACCAATAACGGCATTACCGCATTTATAGATTTTCGCGGTAACATTACGTCTCGCTTACCGCAGTTTGAAGCCGGTAGCCTTCGTTCACCAGTGATAACTACACGCGGTTTCACCCCTTACCGCTACTGGGGCGACTACGCTGTCGTGATGTTGACTTCAATGCTTGCTCTCATTGCGCTTTACTTAAAAAGACGCGCAAGCTGA
- a CDS encoding Xaa-Pro dipeptidase: MKRLMMLLFLGVTSSALAKTTVLTADRLVDVEGGNLVKNAVVIVEDDKIIAAGTAKEVVIPPNAELIALGDHTLMPGLMDMHVHLTSNATDHGYRSLAVSLPRATINGVKNAQLTLMAGFTTVRNVGAPGFADVALRDAINNNDIAGPRMFVSGPALGVTGGHCDNNLLPYEFHDTGEGVADGPWEIRKMVRRNIKYGATVIKFCATGGVLSKGTKVGAQQYSLEEMKALVEEAHLRGLTVATHAHGTSGIKDAIRAGVDSVEHVSLLDDEAIKMALDKGTYFSMDVYVTEYILNEGEKAGILEESLAKERLVGSQQRENFRKAVDAGIKLVFGSDAGVYPHGDNPKQFARMVKFGMTPMQAIQAATINSATLLKQQDSLGSVKPGKLADIVAVKGNPMEDMSLMENVGMVMKKGRIIKSLAM; encoded by the coding sequence ATGAAGCGGTTAATGATGCTACTCTTCCTCGGCGTAACTTCAAGCGCCTTAGCTAAAACCACAGTTCTCACCGCCGATCGTTTGGTGGATGTGGAAGGCGGTAACCTTGTGAAGAACGCAGTGGTCATCGTAGAAGATGATAAAATTATTGCTGCAGGAACCGCAAAGGAGGTCGTAATTCCCCCAAACGCCGAATTAATCGCGCTTGGCGATCATACGCTTATGCCGGGCCTCATGGATATGCACGTTCATTTAACCAGTAACGCCACCGATCACGGCTACAGAAGTTTGGCAGTTTCACTTCCTCGCGCCACGATTAACGGCGTCAAAAATGCTCAGCTAACCTTAATGGCAGGTTTTACCACGGTACGCAATGTAGGCGCCCCAGGCTTCGCCGACGTTGCGCTTCGCGATGCCATTAATAATAACGATATTGCCGGGCCCAGAATGTTCGTATCCGGCCCCGCTTTGGGAGTTACCGGCGGTCACTGCGATAATAACCTGCTGCCTTACGAGTTCCACGATACCGGCGAAGGTGTAGCAGACGGACCGTGGGAAATCAGAAAAATGGTGCGCAGGAATATTAAATATGGGGCAACCGTCATAAAGTTTTGCGCCACAGGTGGCGTACTTTCTAAGGGTACAAAGGTAGGTGCACAACAATATTCTCTGGAGGAAATGAAAGCACTTGTAGAAGAAGCACACTTGCGCGGCTTAACGGTGGCAACCCATGCACACGGCACGTCGGGAATTAAAGATGCTATTCGTGCAGGGGTTGATTCGGTGGAACATGTAAGTTTGTTGGATGATGAAGCCATTAAGATGGCATTAGACAAAGGAACGTACTTCTCTATGGATGTCTATGTTACTGAATATATACTCAACGAAGGAGAAAAGGCGGGCATTTTAGAAGAAAGTCTGGCGAAAGAACGCCTTGTCGGCTCTCAGCAACGAGAGAACTTTCGTAAGGCTGTCGACGCTGGTATAAAGCTGGTATTTGGCTCTGATGCAGGTGTTTATCCTCATGGCGATAACCCTAAACAATTTGCACGAATGGTGAAATTTGGCATGACACCCATGCAAGCAATTCAAGCAGCAACCATCAACTCGGCCACCTTACTGAAACAACAGGATTCGCTAGGCAGTGTGAAGCCCGGAAAGTTAGCCGATATTGTAGCGGTAAAAGGTAATCCGATGGAAGATATGTCGTTGATGGAAAACGTAGGTATGGTGATGAAAAAAGGCCGGATTATAAAATCTCTCGCTATGTGA
- a CDS encoding Hsp20 family protein, whose protein sequence is MRTIDLSPLYRSFIGSDHLASLIDAATRAEKQSTYPPYNIELLADDKYRITMAIAGFSKDDVTIEVQENTLNITGTKNGEEKKADERKFLHKGISERNFERKFQLGDHVKVLAADMENGLLHIDLERVIPEAKKPRQIEIGSSRLLENK, encoded by the coding sequence ATGCGTACTATCGATCTTTCTCCCCTTTATCGTTCATTTATCGGTTCTGATCATCTTGCATCGTTAATTGATGCAGCAACTCGCGCGGAAAAGCAAAGCACTTATCCGCCTTACAATATCGAGTTATTAGCCGATGATAAATACCGAATTACTATGGCGATTGCGGGTTTCAGCAAAGATGATGTAACGATTGAAGTTCAGGAAAATACACTTAATATCACAGGTACGAAAAACGGTGAGGAGAAGAAAGCTGACGAACGTAAGTTTCTTCACAAAGGTATTTCCGAACGTAACTTCGAACGTAAATTCCAGTTGGGTGATCACGTGAAAGTGTTAGCCGCAGATATGGAAAACGGTTTACTTCACATTGATCTGGAGCGCGTTATCCCTGAGGCCAAAAAGCCTCGCCAAATTGAAATTGGTAGCAGCCGACTATTAGAAAACAAATAA